A single Opisthocomus hoazin isolate bOpiHoa1 chromosome 1, bOpiHoa1.hap1, whole genome shotgun sequence DNA region contains:
- the MXRA5 gene encoding matrix-remodeling-associated protein 5, with protein MGERAAAALSVVLILGLPPGALGCPQPCACYLPTEVHCTFRSLAAVPAGIAKHVERVNFGFNSIQSIYENSFAGLTKLELLMIHGNDIQNIPNGALKDLVSLQVFKMSYNKLKVITGQTLQGLSSLMRLHMDHNRIEFIHPNAFNGLTSLRLVHLEGNLLQQLHPNTFSTFMVLDYFKLSTVRHLYLSENALRTLPAGMFQGMPLLENLYLHGNPWACDCSLKWLLEWNEVSGGVLKCKKDKAYEGGQLCPQCNSPKQLQKEDIQNLKDISCRKPIIQSSLRKNSSTQDEDDGDSYEIPLEELQSSPWNITLNMTDEHGNVVHLNCEIKKPTDSTKIQWNQIQTQEIDINATVSLDFECPMNRENYEKLWKLIAYYSEVPVKLERELMLSKEPKISYRYRQGSDYDALYYTGVKAQILTEPSWVMQPLINIQLNRRQSTGKKVVLSFFTVFSQTIRTKDTRKQRSWVMIEQNQSTRTVQSVVEGSECQLSCSVKAAESPSIQWLFPDGTKLQAPFNQKDSRFSVLSSGKLIIKAVSYTDSGLYHCVAQVRDDADIMPYRLLVQPPAVHIADSDVVRVEKNVGDPIVLPCNAVAIPEPQLSWILPNSQVLNDLSNSSKGYMLGNGTLLIPKSHVSDSGHYRCVAVNQQGSDQFVVRVTVNKMVSDRSFKRIKLKKRPGSKSSSRTRGRVIADGEGSGTGGVDEFPRRKNRLKDWEISFKQKSDQVPEAQIKKGKKGRRKMKIWKSTDRTQDSNVAEGRRVFESRRRINMASKQINPQHWADILAKVRGKNLARTTTTTAISLTTALPSVMQKTTPVPHPVASPPPSETPADVVDSSADASPVGEDEPFSVTVSHNTKAFSVQSILTRSETEPFSDHRALETPSTVYSVEIPVSGPVSATVQPEAQQHLDVRTDDSVVVNENIHALTEEPLTIPTVTNFPNTQSSSFTVENVGRTVSSVSEEHSAFAELPLDATVLAESQTVDLHSVLETSMTLNEVDPMSVDTEILTPSQLDEIIPTDSVGTTTISSSVSPFVTEKSNDLIHHHKEVSTGQTKITDLSTSFPAVTPIRVQIRDEPETHKSTVTQEIMSSSYAESFQGGGPRNLATPKPNPTFILHSTNALHKTAKRIKTASSISRLTTVATLTTPYRNTMPSVVTQHARKRPYGRRRLRPNRIRQRPKQFPPVILTTEAMPIIPRTSEVETVTKTSSATLESSDLKNNVKIQAKEEEHMEFTPSLVTDPIVLEKITKFREVVTTSFFRPTVFSPEAKHVTLFTAPETLAVPVTAPIMILSSYGIHDSVPTTESIAPLKPEQSEMPTYHSLDNISEEKGIKADAKTMDIKTEQSRTTTFPDHMNSLIPSTKPESQEEHILFDSEVVVNEMTAGTFQLIYPTTTDLSIPVGTVEVIKDLSVSKEPWNPTLSLETQAITEPPLQHERITSPSSFGTTETQAFPLRETKISVASPTGTKPSLDKKEAMSHVFHPDPTLQTIEKPLTTSTPFIPFIKLSALLPSISSTSQPPLHYTTEESNAFNQERFPEVKQVEADGDKMVVSSRRNAHPTPSSSQNRISIQSKEEQFKELYSSKSNNSLLLNRNLPHPPAGMLPSLNQRLPVVPPKHVPVRGTVKPPYIVTQGSFHYFITQQPLHYTNKPEITAYAAHTIQDKKSFASQRETTTPTQASLFHKTNPFTASKFSNQGQNRYSINSRFFGNNYVPDNRGTAGRLPSQGIPYYPSSRMPFLFNRSRIFPHLNMHPKPVVPSQPIPKDTNEKVAQVSPTRITVQKATAIPGPPVPHATTTTSPPPAILKITPPTFLSQHTKPQISTTVHPSKSVHHRHQKVPSVPYVGGIMPHNLTVIQSSTNFRIHVERPKIVTKGSQTISTLAESDAFIPCDAVGEPKPFITWTKVSTGALMTANTRLQRFEVWKNGTLLIRNVQLQDRGQYLCTAQNLHGIDKMVIVLTVVAHQPKILLSRYRDVTVYFGETIAMECQASGTPSPHISWIFPDRKILQTVTTTESRIMLHENRTLSIKQATFSDRGVYKCIASNAAGADSIAVRLHIAALPPIIQQEKQENISLPLGRSINIHCTAKAAPSPSIRWVVSDGTQIRPSQFVNGNLFVFPNGTLYLRNVSPKESGTYECIAANMVGAARRTIQLQVKKHASNAKITGSSPQRTDVTYGSILHLDCSASGDPWPRILWRLPSKRMIDSLHSNLETRIKVFSNGTLVVHSVTDKDAGDYLCVARNKIGDDYVVLRVNVMMKPAKIEHKNENNHKVRYGGDLKVDCVATGLPNPEISWGLPDGSMINTFMQSDDSGSRTKRYVVFNNGTLYFNDVGLREEGDYTCYAENQIGKDEMKVRVKVVAEPATIRNKTYVIINVPYGDVVTVACEAKGEPTPKVTWLSPTNRPIPALSDKYQVYRDGTLLIQKAQRSDNGNYTCVVRNSAGEDRKTVWIHVNVQPPRINGHLSAITSVRETAIRDSRKLIDCKAEGIPAPRVLWAFPEGVILPAPYYGNRITVHRNGTLDIRGVRQTDAVQLICIGRNEGGEARLIVQLLITDHLEKPSFRDPVNERITAIAGHSINLNCSVQGNPKPSTSWILPNGTEVPSGSRLHRFYHKRDGILHISSLSAGDAGTYRCTARNPGGYVERVVFLKVGLRPEISNQYNNLVSIINGETLQLHCITQPNQRTEISWTLPNGMVLDAPQAVGRFSLLENGSLTVREASVFDRGTYLCKVSTEYGTSVMNVPVIVIAYPPRITSEPAPVIYARPGNSVKLNCMAIGIPKAEITWELPDKSHLTTGAQSRLYGNKFLHPQGSLVIQQPTQRDAGFYKCTAKNILGSDSKTTYIHIF; from the exons atgggggagcgggcggcggcggcgctctCCGTGGTGctgatcctggggctgccgccgggcgccctgggctgcccccagccctgcgcctgcTACCTCCCCACCGAGGTCCACTGCACCTTCCGCTCCCTGGCAGCCGTGCCGGCAGGGATCGCGAAACACGTGGAAAGAGTCAATTTCGG atttaACAGTATACAGTCTATATACGAAAACTCCTTTGCAGGACTTACAAAACTGGAATTGCTCATGATTCATGGAAATGACATTCAGAATATACCTAATGGTGCTTTGAAAGATCTCGTGTCTCTACAG gttttcaaaaTGAGTTACAATAAATTGAAAGTCATAACTGGCCAAACTCTCCAAGGACTTTCAAGCTTAATGAGACTGCACATGGACCACAACAGAATTGAGTTCATTCATCCAAATGCTTTTAATGGATTAACTTCGCTGAGACTGGTCCACTTAGAAGGAAATCTGCTCCAGCAGCTTCACCCTAACACATTTTCAACATTTATGGTCCTTGATTATTTCAAACTGTCAACAGTAAGACATCTCTACCTATCTGAAAATGCTCTTAGGACCTTGCCTGCAGGGATGTTTCAAGGTATGCCACTGCTGGAAAATCTTTATCTTCATGGGAATCCGTGGGCCTGTGACTGCAGTTTAAAGTGGCTCCTTGAATGGAATGAAGTTTCCGGAG GTGTTTTAAAGTGCAAAAAGGACAAAGCCTATGAAGGGGGACAGCTCTGTCCTCAGTGCAACAGcccaaaacagctgcagaaagaagatattcaaaacttgaAAGATATTTCCTGTAGAAAACCTATCATTCAGTCCTCACTGAGGAAAAATAGCAGCACTCAAGATGAAGATGATGGTGACAGTTATGAAATTCCTCTGGAAGAGCTTCAGTCCTCTCCATGGAACATTACTCTAAATATGACTGATGAACATGGCAATGTAGTCCACCTGAACTGTGAAATCAAAAAGCCAACAGACTCTACCAAAATTCAGTGGAATCAAATCCAGACTCAGGAGATTGATATAAATGCTACAGTTTCACTGGATTTTGAATGTCCAATGAATCGAGAAAACTATGAAAAATTGTGGAAGCTTATAGCTTATTACAGTGAAGTACCTGTCAAATTAGAGAGGGAACTTATGCTCAGCAAAGAGCCTAAAATAAGCTATCGGTACAGGCAAGGCTCAGATTATGATGCTCTTTACTACACGGGTGTAAAAGCTCAAATACTGACTGAGCCTTCCTGGGTTATGCAACCTCTTATAAATATCCAGTTAAACAGGCGCCAGAGTACAGGGAAAAAAGTGGTCCTatctttttttactgtcttttctcAGACAATTCGTACCAAAGACACTAGGAAGCAGAGAAGCTGGGTAATGATAGAGCAAAACCAGAGCACAAGGACAGTGCAGAGCGTGGTGGAGGGGTCAGAATGTCAGCTGAGCTGCAGTGTGAAAGCCGCTGAGAGCCCTTCCATTCAGTGGCTCTTTCCAGATGGGACCAAACTGCAGGCACCCTTTAATCAGAAAGACAGTAGGTTTTCCGTTCTCAGTAGTGGCAAGCTAATAATCAAAGCAGTGAGTTACACTGATAGTGGTTTGTACCACTGTGTTGCCCAAGTGAGAGATGATGCGGACATAATGCCTTACAGACTTCTAGTGCAGCCTCCAGCTGTTCACATAGCTGATTCAGATGTAGTGAGAGTTGAAAAAAATGTTGGAGATCCAATAGTTTTGCCGTGCAATGCAGTTGCCATCCCAGAGCCACAGCTGAGCTGGATTCTTCCAAACAGCCAAGTACTTAATGATTTATCAAACTCTTCAAAAGGATATATGTTGGGCAATGGTACTTTGCTTATTCCAAAAAGCCATGTCAGTGATAGTGGCCATTACAGATGTGTGGCTGTCAATCAGCAGGGATCAGATCAGTTTGTTGTAAGGGTCACAGTAAACAAAATGGTGTCGGACAGGTCATTTAAAAGGATAAAGCTAAAAAAGCGCCCAGGGTCAAAAAGTTCATCAAGAACAAGAGGGCGGGTCATAGCTGATGGAGAGGGATCAGGGACAGGAGGGGTGGATGAATTCCCACGAAGAAAGAACCGCCTGAAAGACTGGGAAATATCCTTTAAACAGAAGAGTGACCAGGTGCCAGAGGCTCAaattaaaaaggggaagaaaggcagaaggaaaatgaaaatctggAAAAGTACTGATAGAACCCAAGACAGCAATGTTGCAGAAGGCCGGAGAGTATTTGAATCTCGAAGGAGAATTAATATGGCAAGCAAGCAGATTAATCCACAGCATTGGGCAGACATTTTGGCAAAGGTCCGCGGGAAGAATCTTGCTAGAACAACAACAACTACAGCCATTTCTTTAACAACTGCACTGCCATCAGTCATGCAGAAAACTACTCCAGTCCCACATCCAGTAGCCAGCCCCCCGCCTTCAGAGACACCTGCAGATGTGGTAGATTCCTCTGCTGATGCATCACCTGTGGGTGAAGATGAGCCATTCTCAGTCACTGTTTCCCACAACACTAAAGCATTTTCAGTCCAGTCCATATTAACGAGGTCAGAAACTGAACCCTTCTCTGACCACAGGGCTTTAGAAACACCTTCAACTGTATACTCTGTAGAAATCCCTGTATCGGGTCCTGTTTCTGCAACTGTGCAACCCGAAGCCCAGCAGCATCTTGATGTCAGGACTGATGATTCAGTTGTAGTCAACGAAAATATCCATGCTCTCACTGAAGAACCTCTAACCATACCAACTGTAACAAACTTTCCTAATACTCAGAGCAGTTCATTCACAGTGGAAAATGTAGGTAGAACTGTATCTTCTGTGTCAGAGGAACACTCTGCTTTTGCTGAGCTACCACTTGATGCTACTGTCCTAGCTGAATCTCAGACTGTGGATCTTCATAGCGTCTTGGAGACAAGTATGACGTTAAATGAAGTGGATCCAATGAGTGTTGACACCGAAATTTTAACACCTTCTCAGCTGGATGAGATCATCCCAACAGATTCTGTAGGCACTACTACCATTTCTTCATCTGTTTCTCCATTTGTTACAGAAAAGAGCAATGACTTGATACACCATCACAAAGAAGTATCCACAGGTCAGACAAAAATTACAGACTTAAGCACAAGTTTTCCAGCTGTTACACCCATCAGGGTTCAGATCAGGGACGAACCTGAGACCCACAAGAGTACAGTAACTCAAGAAATCATGTCCAGCAGTTATGCAGAGAGTTTTCAGGGAGGAGGACCTAGAAACCTGGCTACTCCAAAACCAAATCCCACATTCATTTTGCATAGTACTAATGCTCTTCATAAAACAGCAAAGAGGATAAAAACTGCTTCTTCCATCAGTAGACTGACCACTGTGGCCACACTAACAACTCCCTATAGAAACACCATGCCTTCAGTTGTTACTCAGCATGCTAGAAAAAGGCCATATGGGAGAAGGAGATTGAGGCCAAACAGAATCCGACAAAGACCAAAGCAGTTTCCCCCTGTTATTTTAACCACAGAGGCAATGCCTATCATTCCAAGGACATCTGAAGTAGAAACTGTGACCAAAACTTCTTCTGCAACTCTTGAAAGTTCTGATCTTAAAAACAATGTCAAAATACAGGCTAAGGAAGAGGAGCATATGGAATTCACTCCTTCGTTAGTTACTGATCCAATTGTCTTAGAGAAAATTACCAAATTCAGAGAGGTGGTCACAACTTCCTTCTTTAGGCCTACTGTTTTTTCACCTGAAGCAAAACATGTGACACTCTTTACTGCTCCTGAAACTTTGGCAGTTCCAGTGACTGCACCTATCATGATTTTATCATCATATGGCATACACGACTCAGTTCCCACAACAGAGTCAATTGCACCTCTGAAACCAGAGCAAAGTGAAATGCCAACATACCACTCATTAGACAATATATCTGAGGAGAAGGGGATTAAAGCAGATGCTAAAACTATGGATATTAAGACAGAACAATCACGCACAACAACTTTTCCTGACCATATGAACAGCTTGATTCCATCTACAAAACCAGAATCTCAAGAAGAGCATATCCTGTTTGACTCAGAAGTTGTGGTTAATGAAATGACTGCTGGAACATTCCAGCTGATATATCCCACTACAACTGACTTAAGTATTCCTGTTGGCACAGTGGAAGTTATTAAAGACCTTTCAGTTTCAAAGGAGCCATGGAATCCCACCTTATCTTTAGAAACACAAGCAATAACTGAGCCACCTCTGCAACATGAGAGGATTACTTCACCCTCCTCCTTCGGCACAACAGAAACGCAGGCTTTTCCACTTAGAGAAACAAAGATATCTGTTGCTTCTCCGACTGGAACAAAGCCTTCCTTGGACAAAAAGGAAGCTATGTCACATGTGTTTCATCCTGATCCCACTTTGCAGACAATTGAAAAGCCTCTGACTACATCCACTCCATTTATTCCATTTATAAAACTTTCCGCTCTTCTCCCTTCCATTTCAAGCACTTCACAGCCTCCTCTTCATTATACCACTGAGGAAAGTAATGCCTTCAATCAAGAAAGGTTCCCAGAAGTAAAACAAGTTGAAGCAGATGGTGATAAAATGGTAGTGAGCTCAAGACGGAATGCACACCCTACTCCTTCCTCTAGCCAAAACAGGATTAGCATACAGTCGAAAGAGGAGCAATTCAAGGAGTTGTATAGTAGCAAGTCAAACAACAGTTTACTGCTAAATCGAAATCTTCCCCATCCACCCGCTGGAATGTTACCAAGCCTAAACCAAAGGCTGCCTGTTGTGCCTCCAAAGCACGTTCCAGTAAGAGGCACAGTAAAGCCTCCATATATTGTAACACAAGGTTCATTTCACTATTTTATAACACAACAGCCTCTTCACTACACAAACAAACCTGAGATAACAGCATATGCAGCACATACCATCCAGGACAAAAAATCTTTTGCCTCTCAGAGAGAAACAACTACCCCAACACAAGCCTCTCTGTTTCACAAAACAAATCCATTCACTGCAAGCAAGTTCAGCAATCAGGGTCAGAACAGATACAGTATTAATTCAAGATTTTTTGGAAATAACTATGTTCCAGATAACAGAGGCACAGCAGGAAGACTGCCAAGTCAAGGGATCCCGTATTATCCCAGTTCCAGAATGCCGTTCCTTTTCAACAGATCAAGGATTTTCCCTCACTTAAATATGCACCCTAAGCCAGTGGTCCCTAGTCAACCAATCCCGAAAGACACAAATGAGAAGGTTGCCCAGGTCTCCCCTACCAGGATTACAGTGCAGAAAGCTACAGCTATTCCAGGGCCTCCAGTGCCGCACGCCACAACCACCACATCACCACCACCAGCAATTTTGAAGATTACCCCTCCAACCTTTCTCTCTCAGCACACAAAACCACAGATATCCACTACAGTTCATCCTTCTAAAAGTGTCCATCATCGTCATCAAAAAGTTCCATCTGTGCCTTATGTGGGAGGCATTATGCCACACAATTTGACTGTAATTCAGTCTTCCACTAATTTCAGGATACATGTAGAAAGGCCTAAAATTGTGACAAAAGGGTCTCAGACCATATCCACCCTTGCTGAATCAGACGCTTTTATCCCTTGTGATGCGGTAGGGGAACCCAAGCCTTTTATTACTTGGACAAAAGTCTCTACag GAGCTCTAATGACAGCCAACACCAGGTTACAAAGGTTTGAAGTCTGGAAAAATGGTACCCTCCTTATCCGAAATGTTCAACTTCAGGATCGTGGACAGTACTTGTGCACAGCTCAGAACCTGCATGGCATTGATAAAATGGTCATTGTACTCACGGTTGTAGCCCACCAGCCCAAAATTTTGCTTTCCCGCTATCGAGATGTCACGGTCTATTTTGGAGAGACCATAGCAATGGAATGTCAGGCTAGTGGGACCCCAAGCCCACATATTTCATGGATTTTTCCAGACAGGAAGATTTTGCAGACAGTCACCACCACAGAAAGCAGGATAATGCTTCATGAAAATCGAACCTTATCTATCAAGCAAGCAACTTTTTCAGACCGAGGAGTTTACAAATGCATAGCAAGCAACGCTGCAGGAGCTGACAGCATTGCAGTGAGGCTGCACATTGCAGCCTTACCCCCCATCATCCAGCAGGAAAAGCAAGAGAACATTTCTTTGCCCCTTGGTAGAAGTATTAACATCCACTGCACGGCCAAAGCAGCACCTTCTCCCAGCATCCGCTGGGTGGTCTCTGATGGCACGCAAATCCGACCTTCTCAGTTTGTCAACgggaatttgtttgtttttcccaatgGAACTCTTTATCTTCGCAACGTCTCCCCCAAGGAGAGTGGAACCTATGAGTGCATTGCTGCTAACATGGTGGGAGCTGCCAGGAGAACAATACAACTCCAGGTGAAGAAGCATGCGTCTAATGCCAAGATCACTGGGAGCTCTCCTCAGAGGACAGACGTAACATATGGAAGCATCCTGCATTTGGACTGTAGTGCTTCTGGTGACCCCTGGCCTCGGATATTATGGAGGTTGCCTTCCAAAAGGATGATTGATTCCCTACACAG TAACTTGGAGACTAGAATCAAGGTATTCAGCAATGGGACTTTGGTTGTCCATTCAGTTACAGATAAAGATGCAGGAGACTATCTGTGTGTGGCCCGCAATAAGATCGGGGATGACTATGTGGTCCTCAGAGTGAACGTGATGATGAAACCAGCAAAAATAGAACATAAAAATGAGAATAACCACAAGGTCAGGTATGGAGGGGACCTGAAAGTTGACTGTGTAGCCACAGGTCTGCCAAATCCTGAGATCTCCTGGGGTCTCCCAGATGGCAGCATGATCAATACCTTCATGCAGTCAGATGACAGCGGCAGCCGAACGAAGCGATACGTGGTCTTTAATAATGGAACCCTGTATTTCAATGACGTTGGACTGAGAGAGGAAGGGGACTACACCTGCTATGCTGAGAATCAGATTGGGAAGGATGAGATGAAAGTGCGGGTCAAAGTAGTGGCCGAGCCTGCAACTATCAGGAACAAAACATACGTCATTATTAATGTACCCTATGGTGATGTTGTCACAGTAGCATGTGAAGCCAAAGGAGAACCCACTCCCAAAGTGACCTGGCTCTCCCCAACAAACAGGCCCATTCCTGCCTTATCTGACAAATACCAGGTATATAGGGATGGCACCCTCCTCATCCAAAAGGCGCAAAGATCTGACAATGGTAACTATACTTGCGTAGTGCGGAACAGCGCTGGAGAAGATCGTAAAACCGTCTGGATCCACGTTAACGTTCAGCCTCCCAGAATCAATGGTCATCTCAGTGCAATAACATCTGTGAGGGAGACAGCCATTCGGGACAGCCGGAAACTTATTGACTGTAAAGCTGAGGGAATCCCTGCTCCACGAGTCTTATGGGCTTTTCCAGAAGGAGTAATCCTGCCAGCTCCCTACTATGGGAACAGGATCACTGTGCATCGCAATGGTACTTTGGACATCAGAGGGGTGAGGCAGACAGACGCAGTGCAGCTCATATGCATCGGACGGAATGAAGGAGGGGAAGCAAGACTGATTGTGCAGCTCCTCATCACAGACCATTTGGAAAAACCCTCCTTCAGAGACCCTGTCAATGAAAGGATCACTGCTATTGCTGGGCACAGCATCAATCTGAACTGCTCAGTCCAGGGGAACCCCAAGCCCAGCACAAGCTGGATCCTTCCCAATGGCACTGAAGTGCCGAGTGGCAGCCGTCTGCACAGATTTTACCATAAGAGGGATGGGATCTTACACATCAGCAGTCTctctgctggggatgctgggacTTACCGCTGTACAGCCAGAAACCCAGGAGGTTACGTGGAACGGGTAGTCTTCCTGAAGGTGGGACTCAGGCCAGAAATCAGCAACCAGTACAACAACCTGGTGAGCATCATCAATGGAGAAACTCTGCAGCTCCATTGCATCACTCAGCCAAACCAGCGGACAGAGATCTCCTGGACACTGCCCAATGGGATGGTCCTGGATGCTCCCCAGGCTGTGGGTCGCTTCTCTCTGCTGGAGAACGGCTCACTGACAGTGCGCGAGGCTTCTGTATTTGACAGGGGCACTTACTTGTGCAAGGTGTCCACAGAGTATGGCACTTCTGTTATGAATGTGCCTGTCATCGTGATAGCCTATCCTCCCCGCATCACCAGTGAGCCAGCACCCGTCATCTATGCCAGGCCTGGAAATTCAGTAAAACTGAACTGCATGGCCATTGGGATTCCTAAAGCAGAAATAACATGGGAGCTTCCAGACAAATCACATCTGACAACAGGAGCTCAATCCCGACTGTATGGAAACAAATTCCTCCACCCTCAGGGGTCATTAGTCATCCAGCAGCCTACCCAAAGGGATGCAGGCTTCTATAAATGCACTGCTAAAAATATACTAGGCAGTGATTCGAAAACAACCTACATACACATATTCTAA